From Longimicrobium sp.:
GCGCGCCGGCGTACAGTCCCACCGCCGTGCGCATCTCCTCGAACGGCCGGCCGTCGGACACGGTGCCGATCACCACGTCGGGCTGGCGCGCGAGCCGCCAGAGGAGCGTCTTCCAAGCCGCCAGCAGCACCGCCTCGGTCGTGGCCCCCTGCTCCGCCGCCAGCGCGTCGGCGCGGGCGGCGAGCGCGTCGTCGATGGCGACGGGAGCGGACGCGGGCGCGGTGTCGCCCCCCGCCTCGCCCGAGACGAAGGGGAGCTGCAGCGGCGGCTGGGTGGCCCAGGGATGCTTGGCCCAGTGCCGCCGCGCCTCCTCGGCCTCCTCTCCCTCGGCCAGCTCGTGCTGCCAGTCGGAGAACTGGAGATACTGCACGAGGTCGTCCTCGCCCGGGAGCGAGGCGCCGTCGCCGCGCAGCAGCGCCGCCAGCTCGCCCGCCACGTTCGCCAGGCTGGCCGGGTCGGCGCAGAGCGCGGAGACGCGCAGGAGAAGGAGGTGCGGCACCCCGCCGCGCGTGAGCAGCACCGCGTGGACGGCCGGGCCCGACGCGGGGTCAAGCTCGCGGCCGCGCTGCTCGGCCAGCGCCTCGTCCACCGCGCGCCGCTCCGCCTCCGCGTCGGCGGAGGCGGGGACGTCCCACTCGCTCCATCCCGCGGCGCCGGCGTCGTGGATCGCCTGCAGCGGCACCTTCAGGCCGGCGCGCCCCAGGAAGGTGGTGCGCAGCGCCTCGTGGCGCGCGACGACGGCGTCCAGCGCGGCGCGCACCCCGGCGGCGTCCACGCCGGGGTCCAGGCGCAGCGCGCACTGCACGGCGGCCGTGCGGGGCGCGTGCGTCCAGCGGCACTTCTGCTGGGGCGACAGCCGGTAGGCCAGGGTCGCGGCCGGCGCCATCGCGGGCACGGCCAGGGGTTCGGTCGTGGTCTGGGGCGTCATGCGATCGTTACGGCGGTGGAGGAGGAATCCTTGCGCGAGAGGAGCGCGCGCCGCTGGCGCTCGCGCGAAGAGGCGGCCGCCTGGCGCTCGTGCTCCAGGCGCAGGTCGATCTCGTCGAGCGCGCCGTCGGGGTCGGCCACCCCGGCCTGCAGCAGGCGGACGAAGCGGGCCGACAGGGCGTCGATGGTGTCGGGGTCGAAGAGCCCGGCGGGGTAGTTCCAGGTGCAGTGCACGCCGTCGGGCCGCTCCACGGCGTACAGCGCCAGGTCGCGGATGGCCACGCCGTTCTCCACCGCCAGGGGGCGCGCCGTGGCGCCCGGCAGCTCGATCTCGGCGTCGGCGGCCGTCTCGGTGACGAAGAAGACGTTGAAGAGGGAGGATCCGCCCAGGCCCTGCTCCTTCAGCACGATCTCGTACGGCAGCTCCTGGTTGGCGTACGCGTCCAGCGCCGTCTCGCGCACTGCGCGCAGCAGCCCGCGGAAGGTGATCCCCTCGGGGATGCGGGTGCGCAGCGCCAGCACGTTGACGAAGAAGCCGATCAGCGCCTCGGTCCGGGCATCGGTGCGGCTGGCCACGTCGGTGCCGACGGTGATGTCGCGCGCGTCGGTCACCCGGTGCAGGAGCCCGGTGAGCGTGGCCAGGAGGGCGATGAACACCGTGGCGCGCTCCTCGTCCGCCAGCGCCCGCAGCGCCCCGTACGCCGTCCCGTCCACCTGGAAGGCGCGGAACACGCCGGGCGCCGGGCCGTCGCCCACGCGCGGGCGGGTGACCGGGAGCCCCGCCAGCGGCCCCGCGCCGGCCAGGGCGCGGCGCCAGTGCTCGCGCTGCCCCTCCAGCGCCCCGCCCGCCAGCCAGCGCTGCTGCGACGCGGCGAAGTCGCGGTACTGGATCTCCAGCTCCGGCAGCGGCGAGGGCCGTCCCGCGACGAAGGCGGGATACAGCGCCTTCAGCTCGTCGAGCAGCACCGCGGCCGACCATCCGTCGGCGGCGATGTGGTGCATGGTCACCAGCAGCGCGTGCTCCTCTTCGCCCAGGAACACCCAGGTGGCGCGCAGGAGCGTGTCGGCGGCCAGGTCGAAGGGCCGCGCGGCCTCGGCGCGCGCCAGCCGCAGCAGCTCGCCGTCGGGCTCGTGCAGGTGCGAAAGGTCGATCAGCGGCAGCGGTACCGGCGCGGGCGGCGACACCCGCTGCACCGGCGTCTCCCCCGCCAGGTGGAAGGTGGTGCGCAGCGCCTCGTGGCGGCGCACGACCTCGGTGAGGGTGCGGGCCAGCGCGTCGCCGTCAAGCGTCCCCCGCACGCGCAGCATGGTGGGGATGTTCCACGCCGGGCTGGCCGGGTCCAGCTGCACCGCCAGCCACATCCGCTGCTGCGCGTACGACAGCGGGGCGTCGCCGTCGCCGGGCGCGCGCTCCAGCACCAGGCGCGACGGAGCGTCGCCGCGGCGGCGCGCCTCGTCGATGCGGGCGGCGAGCAGCGCCACCGTGGGCGCCTCGAAGGTGCTGCGCAGGGGGATCTCCACCCCGAACGCGGCGCGGATGCGCGACACCATCTGCGTGGCCAGCAGCGAGTGCCCGCCCAGCGCGAAGAAGCTGTCGTGCACGCCCACCTGCGGCGCGGCCAGGACCTGCGACCAGATCGCCGCCAGCTCTTCCTCCACCGCCGTCCGGGGGGCGACGTAGGGCACGCCGCCGTCCCCGTCCGCTCCATCCCCACCGACCAGCTCCAGCCGGCCGTCGCGCCGCCAACGCCCGGCGACGCCCGGCGCGCCGTCGGACCCGTGCACCTCGCCGACGGCGAGAGGCGGAACCGCGCGACCGCGCCCGTCCAGCACCACGCGTCCCTCCGCGTCCGCGGCAGGCGCTCCATCCGCATCCTCGGCGAGGGCCAGCTCGGAGAGGCGGCGGCCGGGGTGCGCGGCGACGTCGCGCAGGAGCGTCTCGAGGTAGCGCACCAGGAGATCGACCGTCGCGGCGTCCCACAGGCCGGACTTGTACTCCATCGCCAGCAGCAGCTCGTCGCCCTCGGGGACCACGTTCAGCCCGAGGTCGAAGTTGCAGTGCGTGCGCGGCATGGGGTGGAAGCCGATGTCCAGCCCGGGCACCCGCGGGAGCGGGAGATGCTGGTCGACGTTGAAGATCGGCCAGCGGCTGGCGTCGGGCACCGGCGTGAGCCCCTCGAGCACCGCGGCGAAGGAGACGCGCTCGTGGTCGAAGGCCTCGAGCAGCGCGTCCCTGACCGTGGCGAGGTATTCCTCGAACGCGGGGTCGTCGCCGCCGGCGGCGCGGATCGGCAGGAGGGTCAGGCAGTTGCCCACCATCCGCTCCGTGCCACCGAACGCCTGCCCGCCGGCGGGAACGGCCACGATCGTCTCCCGCTCGCCCGTCACGCGGCGGAGCAGCGTCTGGAAGGCCGCCAGCAGCACCATGTACAGGGTGCAGCCGCGGCTGGCCGCCAGCCGCTGCAGCGCCTTGGTGGCGATCGCGTCCAGGCGGCCGAGGGCCTCGGCGCCGGCGTACTCCTGCACCGCCCCGCGCGGCCGGTCGAACGGCATCGGCAGGCGCGGCAGCGGCCCGTCCAGCCGCGCGGCCCAGTACGCCCGGTCGCGCTCCGCCTCCGGACCGTCCAGCCGCTCCGCATCACGTTCCGCGTACGCGGAGAAGGGGACGGCGGCAGGGAGATCCACGGCGCCGGCATAGCATTCCCCCAGCTCCTGGAGGATCACGCCGAAGGACCACCCGTCGGCCACGATCTGGTGCGCGCCGATGGCCAGCAGGTGCGCCCCGTCTCCCTCCTTCAGCAGCAGCGCGCGCAGCAGCGGGCCCGACGCCAGGTCGAACGGCGCCGCGCGCTCCTCGCGCAGCAGGCGCTCCACCTCGGCGGCGCGCTCCGGCTCCGGCAGCGCGGAGAGGTCGTGGAACGCGGGCTCGACGGGGAGGCGCGGAAGAACGCGCTGCGTCGCCTCCGTCTCGTCGACCGTCGTCCTGAGCGCCTCGTGCCGGTCGACCACCGCCTGGAGCGCGGCGAAAAGGCGCGCGCGGTCGAGATCTCCGTCGATCCGCAGGCAGACGTGGTTGTTGAAGGTGGCCGACGCGTCGGGACCCAGCTGCGCCAGCGACCACACCTCGCGCTGCGCGGCCGTCAGCGCGTGCTCGCGCGGCTCCCGCGCGGGCGACGGCGGCGGCGTGGGAGACTTGCGCGCGGGGAGGAAGCCGCCCTCGCGCAGCGCCAGCGCGCTGGCCTGGATGGCCTCGGCCACGCGGGCCAGGTCGTCGTCGGTGTGCTCGGTGGAGAGGAAGAGGGTGCGCCCCTCCCACACGAACACGCCGCGCTCGGCCAGGTGGTAGTAGAGGAGGTCGATGTCGTGCTTCGACAGGATCCGCCACATCGAGCCGAAGTGGCCGATCTCCAGCGGAAGCTCCTCGTCGGCGAACCAGGCGTTGAGCCGCTCGGCCAGCTTTGCAGTCCGGCGATTGAGATTCTCCTGCAGCGCCGGCCCCTCGCGCTCCAGGTGCCGGAGCACCGCGCGCGCCGAGACCATCGCCAGCGGGTGCTTGCAGAAGGTGCCGGCGAAGAAGGTGGTCTTGGCGGCCGGATACGAGTCGTCGCCGTAGGCCCACATCCCGCCGTCGATGCCGTCCAGGAACGCGGCGTTCCCCGCGACGACGCCGATCGGCAGCCCGCCGCCGACCACCTTGCCGTAGGTCACCAGGTCGGCGCGCACGCCGAACCAGGCCTGGGCGCCGCCGGGGTGGGTGCGGAAGCCGGTGATGACCTCGTCGAAGACGAGCGCGATCCCGTGCTCGCGGGTGAACGCGCGCAGCTCGTGCAGGAAGTCGCGGAAGTGCTGGTCGGGCCGGCGGCTCTGCACCGGCTCCACGATCACCGCGGCCAGCTCGCCCGCGTGGGCGCGCAGGATCTCCAGCGAGCGGGGCGAGCCGTACTCCAGCGGGATCATCTCCTGCGCGGCGCCCGCCGACACGCCGGGGGCCATGGGCTGCGTCGGCCCGCCGTCCATCCCCGGCACCACCAGCACGGCGTCGGAGTGGCCGTGGTACGCGCCGCGGAAGATCCCCACCCTGCGGCGGCCGGTGGCGGTGCGGGCCAGGCGCAGCGCGGTCATCACCGCCTCGGTGCCCGTGTTGGTGAAGGCGACGCGCTCCACCCCCGTCATCCGCGCGATCATCGCCGCCACCTCGCCGGCGATGGGCGACTGCGGGCCCAGGGCGATGCCGCGCTCCAGCTGCTCGCGCACGGCCTCGGTCACGAACGGGGGATTGTGCCCGAGCAGGCTCACGCCGAAGCCCATGCTGATGTCGATGTACTCGTTGCCGTCGACGTCCCAGATGCGCGCGCCCCGCGAGCGGTCGCCGACGATCGGGTACAGCATCTCCTTGATGGCCGGGCGGAACCCCGCCGACGAGCGGTTGTCGACGAACACGGCGCGGCTGGCCTGCGTCATCTCCTTCGACCGCGGCGTGCGGGCCGTGTAGCGCTCGATCAGCGCGCGGAGATGGCGCCCCTGCCGCGCGTCGAGCTCGGCGCGCTCGTGCACCTTCAGCGGCTGGTGCGGAACGTACACGGCCGGCCGGTTCGCCCCGTCCGCCGCCGCGCCCGTCGATGCCGCCGGAGCCGGGGCGGGCGCGGACGCCGTCGTCACCGCGGGACGCGGAGTGGCGGCGGGGACGGCCTCGGCCGGCGCGGTGAGGCCGAGCGCCTGGATCTGCTGCGCCGCGAGGTCGCGGAACCCGCGCGAGAACGCCTCCAGCTGCTGCGCCAGGAGCGACTCCACCCCTGCCGCGGGCGCGGCCGGCGCCCCGTGCGACGCCGCCCCGTTCGCGTGGGGCGCCAGCGCCAGCACCTGCACCCTGCGCTCGGCCGGGGCGGCGTCCGCGGGCGGCGCCGCGGCCGGCGGCGGCGCCACGCGGTCCGAGGCGCGCGCCACGTGGGCGGCCAGGCTGCCGAGGGTGGACAGGTCGCCGAAGAGCTGCCGCATCGACAGCTCCACGCCGTACTCGTCCTGGATGGTGCGCACCACCTGGAGGAGGACGATCGATTCGGCGCCGAGCTCCAGGAACGGGACGCCCGGGTCGATGTCGCCGGCGGGGATGCCGGTCAGGGACGCGAAGACCGAGCTGAGCCGCGCGGCGACGGTGCTCTCGGCATCGGCCGCGACGGTCGCTTTCTCACTCACGGGCACCTCTCCTTCGGCGGACGGCGGGACGACTGCGGCGGGGCGCCGCACGTGGGGCTGGAACCAGAAACGCTGGCGCTGGAACGGGTATGGCGGCAGCGCGGCGGGCGGGTGGGCCACCGGGTACAGGGTGCCCCATTCGACGGGATAGCCGGCGGCGTAGAGGGCGCCCAACGACTCGAGCGTGGTGCGGCGCCCGTCGCGGTCGCGCCGCAGCGAGGCCAGCACCGGGTCGGTGCGCCCGGCCTCTTCGAGCGAGCGGACCAGGGGGACGGAAAGGACGGGGTGCGGGCCCAGCTCCAGGAACACCGCGCTCCCCGACGGCGTGGCCGCGGCCGCCGCGTCGGCGAACAGGACCGGATCGCGGAGATTGCGCGCCCAGTAGCCGGTGTCCAGCTCCGGCCCGGCCAGCGCCCCGCCGGTGACGGTGGAGACGAAGCGGAGCTCCGCGGTCCGCGGCTCCAGGCCGGTCAGGCGGGCCGCGAACGCCTCCCGCACCGCCTCGGTCTGCGCGCTGTGGAAGGCGTAGGTGCCCGGCATCTCCCGGCACCGCATCCCCCGCTCTCCCAGCAGCGCCACGGCTTGGGCGACCGCCTCCGGCGCGCCGGAGAGGACCACGGAGGCCGGGGCGTTTACGGCTGCGATCTCCACCCCGAGCGGGGCGACGAGCGCGCGCACCTCGTCGGGCGCGCCGGTGACGGCCACCATCCGCCCCTGCCCGCGCAGCGGCGCCATGGCCTGGCCGCGGTGCGCCACCAGGGTGGCGGCGTCGCGCAGGGAGAGGATCCCCGCGGCCCACGCGGCGGCCACCTCGCCCATGCTGTGGCCGACCACCGCGTCCGGCGCCACGCCCCACGAGCGCCAGAGCGCCGTGAGCCCCACCTGCAGCGCGAAGATGGCCGGCTGGGCGATCTCCGTGCGGTCCAGCAGGTCGCCGGCTCCCTCGTCCTCGAGCCGCTCGAGGAGCGAGAATCCCAGGACGCGGGCCAGCTCGTCGTCGCTCTCCTCGCACGCGCGGCGGAAGGCGTCGTACCGCAGCAGCTCGCGTCCCATCCCCCGCCACTGCGACCCCTGGCCGCTGTAGACGAAGACGGTCTCCGGCCGCTCGCCGCGCCGGGTGCGGCCCCGCACAAGCCCCGCGGCCGCCTCCCCCGCCGCGGCCGCGTCGAGCGTCGCGACGGCCTCACCGACGGACGCGGCTACGACGGCCAGGCGGTGCTCGTGGTGGCTGCGGCGGAGCGCGGCGGTGTGCGCCG
This genomic window contains:
- a CDS encoding aminotransferase class III-fold pyridoxal phosphate-dependent enzyme, coding for MSAANGGVDPRAELASLLTTALAERLGVAAGAIDPAEPFARYGLDSAGAVAFVAEVGKRLGRRLPATLMWTCPTVDDLARHLAGGAGLTPRADRAAAAPSAAAADEPVAVVGMAGRFPGAPSVPAFWRLLCDGTDAVGVTPAGRWSPEAGAPTLGGFLEEIDGFDPLFFGISPVEAGEMDPQQRLMLEASWEALEDAGVPPRALAGSRTGVFFGVVWRDYADLHHATGARITSHTGVGQAPAIVPNRVSYALGLQGPSLAVDTACSSSLVAVHLACRSLRDGESEIALAGGVNLTLSPEVVRVLTEFGGLSPTGRCRAFADGADGFVRGEGAGVVVLKRLSRAIADGDRIYCVIRGSAMNNDGPSNGLTAPNPLAQEAVLRDAYRRAGVDPARVHYVEAHGTGTPLGDPIEAQALGAVFGAGRDDSRPLRLGSVKTNIGHLEGAAGVAGLIKAALAIHHRALPASLFAARPHPGIPFDELRLRLQVEAGPWPDADEAPLAGVSAFGWGGTNCHLVLEGAPARASQVMFLSADTPAELAALAAAERERAASLPLRAACEEAARRPAAAVRRAVAARTRDELAAGLDALAAELSRERSTETRGAAPGKLAFVFSGLGCQWPGMGAELLATEPVFRATVDRCDRAMRPRLGWSVLEELAAPGATGRWGERGDHVAVIQPVLFTWQVALAALLRSWGVVPDVVVGHSLGEIAAAYVAGVLELEDAARVVAAYIAGQAPTVGKGGVGIVQRPADEVEEALRGWGGRVEVAGTNSPKSTLIAGEWDALDEFVARLQGEGVFAARVRMDIPAHCSLVDPILPGVSRALRSVRPRPASIPLVSTITGRPIDGRDMDGEYWARELRERIVFADVIAQLEADGVAALVEIGPHAVMGSTLRECLANPDALVLPTARRGEEARRVLGDTLAALWSGGFPVDGAAFVRGGSPDEGEDSPQLIPLSARTPEALRDAARDAAAALRSGDAARLEAAAHTAALRRSHHEHRLAVVAASVGEAVATLDAAAAGEAAAGLVRGRTRRGERPETVFVYSGQGSQWRGMGRELLRYDAFRRACEESDDELARVLGFSLLERLEDEGAGDLLDRTEIAQPAIFALQVGLTALWRSWGVAPDAVVGHSMGEVAAAWAAGILSLRDAATLVAHRGQAMAPLRGQGRMVAVTGAPDEVRALVAPLGVEIAAVNAPASVVLSGAPEAVAQAVALLGERGMRCREMPGTYAFHSAQTEAVREAFAARLTGLEPRTAELRFVSTVTGGALAGPELDTGYWARNLRDPVLFADAAAAATPSGSAVFLELGPHPVLSVPLVRSLEEAGRTDPVLASLRRDRDGRRTTLESLGALYAAGYPVEWGTLYPVAHPPAALPPYPFQRQRFWFQPHVRRPAAVVPPSAEGEVPVSEKATVAADAESTVAARLSSVFASLTGIPAGDIDPGVPFLELGAESIVLLQVVRTIQDEYGVELSMRQLFGDLSTLGSLAAHVARASDRVAPPPAAAPPADAAPAERRVQVLALAPHANGAASHGAPAAPAAGVESLLAQQLEAFSRGFRDLAAQQIQALGLTAPAEAVPAATPRPAVTTASAPAPAPAASTGAAADGANRPAVYVPHQPLKVHERAELDARQGRHLRALIERYTARTPRSKEMTQASRAVFVDNRSSAGFRPAIKEMLYPIVGDRSRGARIWDVDGNEYIDISMGFGVSLLGHNPPFVTEAVREQLERGIALGPQSPIAGEVAAMIARMTGVERVAFTNTGTEAVMTALRLARTATGRRRVGIFRGAYHGHSDAVLVVPGMDGGPTQPMAPGVSAGAAQEMIPLEYGSPRSLEILRAHAGELAAVIVEPVQSRRPDQHFRDFLHELRAFTREHGIALVFDEVITGFRTHPGGAQAWFGVRADLVTYGKVVGGGLPIGVVAGNAAFLDGIDGGMWAYGDDSYPAAKTTFFAGTFCKHPLAMVSARAVLRHLEREGPALQENLNRRTAKLAERLNAWFADEELPLEIGHFGSMWRILSKHDIDLLYYHLAERGVFVWEGRTLFLSTEHTDDDLARVAEAIQASALALREGGFLPARKSPTPPPSPAREPREHALTAAQREVWSLAQLGPDASATFNNHVCLRIDGDLDRARLFAALQAVVDRHEALRTTVDETEATQRVLPRLPVEPAFHDLSALPEPERAAEVERLLREERAAPFDLASGPLLRALLLKEGDGAHLLAIGAHQIVADGWSFGVILQELGECYAGAVDLPAAVPFSAYAERDAERLDGPEAERDRAYWAARLDGPLPRLPMPFDRPRGAVQEYAGAEALGRLDAIATKALQRLAASRGCTLYMVLLAAFQTLLRRVTGERETIVAVPAGGQAFGGTERMVGNCLTLLPIRAAGGDDPAFEEYLATVRDALLEAFDHERVSFAAVLEGLTPVPDASRWPIFNVDQHLPLPRVPGLDIGFHPMPRTHCNFDLGLNVVPEGDELLLAMEYKSGLWDAATVDLLVRYLETLLRDVAAHPGRRLSELALAEDADGAPAADAEGRVVLDGRGRAVPPLAVGEVHGSDGAPGVAGRWRRDGRLELVGGDGADGDGGVPYVAPRTAVEEELAAIWSQVLAAPQVGVHDSFFALGGHSLLATQMVSRIRAAFGVEIPLRSTFEAPTVALLAARIDEARRRGDAPSRLVLERAPGDGDAPLSYAQQRMWLAVQLDPASPAWNIPTMLRVRGTLDGDALARTLTEVVRRHEALRTTFHLAGETPVQRVSPPAPVPLPLIDLSHLHEPDGELLRLARAEAARPFDLAADTLLRATWVFLGEEEHALLVTMHHIAADGWSAAVLLDELKALYPAFVAGRPSPLPELEIQYRDFAASQQRWLAGGALEGQREHWRRALAGAGPLAGLPVTRPRVGDGPAPGVFRAFQVDGTAYGALRALADEERATVFIALLATLTGLLHRVTDARDITVGTDVASRTDARTEALIGFFVNVLALRTRIPEGITFRGLLRAVRETALDAYANQELPYEIVLKEQGLGGSSLFNVFFVTETAADAEIELPGATARPLAVENGVAIRDLALYAVERPDGVHCTWNYPAGLFDPDTIDALSARFVRLLQAGVADPDGALDEIDLRLEHERQAAASSRERQRRALLSRKDSSSTAVTIA